Genomic segment of Paenibacillus macerans:
AAATCGATAAAGGCATCGTCCAGGTGGAACTGTCGGTCAGGAAATACACCGGAATCGTGATATCGTTCCACACGGACATAAACACCATGATGGCCACCGTCGCGTTCACCGGCAGGATCAATGGCGTGACAATCCGGAAGAACACGCCGAATACGCTCGATCCTTCGAGAAAAGCGACTTCATCCAGCGCTTTCGGAATCGTTTTGATGAACCCGCTGTACAGGAAGACGCTGAACGCCGTGTTGAGCGCGGCATAAATGAGAATCACGCTCGTGATGCTGCCGTAGAAGCCCATCCACTGCACGACCCGGATCGTCGTGATCACGGACATCGGCGCGATCAGCCCCATGAAGAAGTACATGTAAATCGTACCCGCGACTTTCGTCTCCCGGCGCGCCAGAATGAAGGAGGCCGCCGAGGAAGCGACGATGTTGATGATGGACGAGATCCCCGTAATCCAGACGCTGTTCAGGAACGCCCTGGACAGACCGCCTTCTTCAAATACCCGCACGTAGTTCGCGAACTGCCATTTCTCAGGCAGCTTCAGGGAAAAGCTGAGCACTTCGGCGCTCGTCTTAAACGAACCGAAGATCAAAATCAGCAGCGGCAATATAATCAGCAGCGAGGCCAGGATCAAGATGCCTTCGACGATATAGTTGCGTATGGCGAGTCTGCGCGTGTATCCCATTATTCTGCGACCTCCTTACGCCGCATGAAGATCAGCAGCGGAATGGCGATAATCGTCACGGCCACGAACAGCAGCGTGTTGACCGCGGTGCCGAGCCCCCAGTTGCCTTCGCCGAAGGCCCGCATAATGATCGTGCCGACGACCTGCGAGGCGTTGCCCGGGCCCCCGCCCGTCATGACGTACACTTCCGAAAACACTTTAAGTCCGCCGATCAACGTCAGCATCAGATTGATATTGATCGCCGGCAGCAGGAGCGGCAGCGTGATTTTAAAGAAGCTTTTCCAGGAGCTGGCCCCGTCGATTCTGGCCGCCTCGTAATATTCCTGGGAAATCGACTGCAGGCCGGCCAAATAAATGGCCATCTGAAAACCGGCGCTTTGCCAAATCGACACGGCGGCGATCGTCCAGATGACGAGCTGCGGATTGGTCAGCCAAGCCTGGCTGAGCGAGTGCAGTCCTATCGCTTCAAACATCTGATTGATCGTGCCTTCGGTGCGCAGCATCGGCGTAAACAGGATGCTGATGACGAGAATGCTGAGGATGGAAGGCGAATAAAAAAGCGCGCGCAGCAGGTTTTTCGTTTTCAAGCGCATGTTTAAAGCGACGGCAAGCAAAATGCCGATCACGTTTTTGCCGACGACGGTGACGACGGCGAAGATGACCGTATTTTTAAGCGCCAGGGTAAGCGTTTTGTCGGAGAAAATTTTGCTGAAATTTTCCCAGCCGATAAAGTGGATATCCAGCCGGTCCAGACGCCAGTCGGTAAAAGAATAGTAAAACCCTATCACCGCCGGGACCACGAAAAATACGGAGTAAATCAGGATGGCCGGTAAAATCAGATAATACGAGTATAGGTTTTTCATTGTTTTCATGTTCTCACACCCCCATCATAGCCTGGGGCAGCATAAAATCCGGAGATTTTATGCTGCCTTCTTACACCATCGTCCCTTAGAAACCGGGAACCTCTTTATCTTTCATCAGTTGGCTGAATTTTTCATCCCAGGCTTTAAGCACTTCTTCCGGCGTCAAGCCGCCCGCGAATTGGTCCTGCAGCAATCTGTACAGCTCGCTGCGGTCAACCAGCATGTAAGCGTCCGACGTCAGCACGGTTTTCTTTGGCGTAATGTAATTGTCGACGATTTCCTGCTTGTATTCCGGCAGCTCCGGCGTCGTGACGTCGCTGAGATTGGATACGTAGCCTTTGGAATCGACAATTTTTTGCGCCACTTCCTTCGAAGCCATGAAATCCAGGAACTTCTTCGCTTCCGCCATATGCGGGGCTTTCTTCGGAATGAACAGCTGGCCGCCGAGCGGGCTTGCGCCGAGGCTAGCGTCTTGAGAAGACGGGATCGGGAACACGCCCAGCCGCATGGAAGGGTCCTGCTGAGCCACCCCTTCGATCAGCCAATCGCCCATAAATATCATCGCGACTTCCTTGTTCAGGAATTTGCCGACCGCCATGTCGTAGCTGTCGCTGAGCACGTCGGCGTTGGTGTAGCCTTTTTTGTACACTTCGTACTGCTGCTGCAGGAACGTTTGGAATTCCGGAATATCCGACCATTTCCGCTTGTTGCTGTTCAGATCGTCGAAGAACGTCGGATCGTTTTTGGCCGCGAAATCGGCAAACGCGGCGGCCGGCCAGATGTTAGCGGCCCAATTGTCCTTGTATGGCATAAATACCGGCGTAATTCCGCTTGCCTTGATCTTTTCGCACACGGCCAGGAACTCGTCGAAGTTTTTCGGAATCGACAGGCCCAGGTCTTCAAAAATCTGCTTGTTGTACACGACCCCCTGCATGCCCGTGTCCTGGCTGACATGGAAACTGTAAAGATGGCCGTTGGCAGACAGCACGTCCTTGTTGACGATCCGGCCGGCCCATGGCTCGTTGTCGAGAATTTCGAAGTTCCGCTCCAGGTTGAGGTCGGTCGTGGCGCTCGCCAGGTTGTACTGGATAATGTCCGGCGTTTCCTCGACGGCCAATTTGGTCTGCAGCACCGTCGTCGTCTGCTCGGCAGGGATCAGCTGCAGGTTGACGTGAATGTTCGTTTTTTGCTCAAATTCGTCCAGCAAATCCTGTTGGATAAATGCCGAATCCTGCGAGCTTTTGGAAATGGCCAGCTCGATCGTTACTTTTTTGCCGCCGGCTCCGTTTCCGCCGTTCTCCCCGCCCGCCGCGCTGCCGGAGCCGCTGCCGCTGCCGCCCGAGCCGCAAGCCGCCAGTGAGATGGACAGCAAGCTGGCCAAGGCCAGGGCCGTTATTTTTTTCTTGCGGTTGCTGTTCATAAATGAATCCCCCCGTAAATCGTTTGTTTTGAATCCGTTTACAATCCGATTATAAATTTTGCCCGAGGCAAGGTACATGTCTGTACATGACAGTTGATGTGTAAAATCCTGAACTTGAAACCGTTGTCATTTTGCGAATGGCCGTGGTACAGTTAGGACGAGTCAAAGAGCATCACGAGCTGCGCCCTGGCGGATGGAGGAGGCGAACCGGCAGCCATGATCGTAAAAACCGTACCGCGCAAATATCAGTTCAGCCTGCAAACGAAGGTGTTCCTTACGTTTGTCGCCCTGCTTCTGTTTGTGCTCGGCTGCTTTACCGTATACGTCAATCTGATCGTAGTCAAGCCGCTGAAGGAGAAAACGGTCGGCGAAACGCGGATGACCGCGGCCAAAGTCAGCGAACAGGTCGATGCTTACATCGACGGTCAGAACCAGCTGTCGCAGCGTATATTGTCCAGCAAAGATATTTTTGCCCTTTTGGATAAAGACCCGGCGAACGGTGTCGAAATGTTAAATCGCACGCGAAAGCTTAGGGATACGATGTTTCAGGCGATCGGGCCGAGCATGGCCATCAAAGACATGATCATTTACGACAAACAGGGCAACCTGCTCGTTTCTTATATCGGCTCTCAGCGAAGTCCGCTTACTCTGGAAACCTATTTGGGAAAAAGCGGCAGGGGCGGGTGGTGGAGCGGCAGCGGATTTATGTTGACCCGCGAGGGTGACACGGTATCGTTTATCCGCGCGATCAACAACCAAAACGGCAAAGTGTTCGGTTATCTTTCCATTCAAATGGATCAGGCTTATATCGAAAAAATGACCGAAGGAATCGCCGGAGGAGACGTTTATATCCTTGACGGGCAAGGCGTGGAAATTACCCGCACCGGCCCGGATACGGACCATGCCGTACTGACCGGGGGGCTAACCGGAAATGGGGTTTACGCCGACAAATTCAATAACTACGTGGCCTATTCCCAGTCGCCAAAAACCGGCTGGACCACTTATATCGTGACGCCTAAAAAGGCCGTACTCGGCCCTGTCAATTCGGTCCAATACATTTCGATGCTGTTGATTACCTCGCTGATCGTGGTTTCGTTCGTCTATATTTTCTTGTCGACACGCAACTTGCTGCTGCCGATCCGCAAGCTCCGCAGCCAAATTTGGCGCATTAACTACAGCAATATGAAGGTCAAGGTTGACAGCCGGCCGCAAAACAACGAGCTGATCCTGCTGAACGAAGCTTTCCAGGACCTCATGGAGCGGCTGCAGGAATCGATCGAACGAGAGAAACTGGCCTTGCACGAAGAGGTCAAAGCGCGCAATTCCGCGCTCCAGGCCCAGATCGCCCCGCATTTCATCCATAATGTCCTTTATTTGATCAGCATCGCCGCCCAGGAGGGAAAAACGGAGGTCGTGTCCGATATGTGCAAGCATCTTTCGGACAGCCTGCGTTATATCGTGTCGTCGCCTTACGCCCATGTGACACTGGCCGATGAACTGGAGCATACGAGACACTACTTGTCTCTCGTTCAGCAAAAATATGAGGATGACTTGGAATGGGAAATCGAAGCGGACGAATTGTCCCGGGAAATCCAGCTGCCGCGGCTGGTTATTCAGCCTTTTGTAGAGAACTGCGTCGAGCATGCGTTCACGAACACGGATCCCCCATGGCGGATCAAAATTACGGTGAAGCAGTTTAACGGGCTGTGGGCCGTCGAAATCAAAGACAACGGGGACGGCTTTCCGCCGGACAAAATCCGCGAAATTTTGGACAACATTGAGCAGTCCGCTGCGGGCGTGAGCGAAATTCAGAACCACCGGTCGGCCATCGGAAACATGGGAATTGTCAACAGCGTGGGCCGGCTGAAGCTGATGTACCAGAACAGGCTTTTTTTTAACATTTTCAATCATTCGGACGGGGAAACGGGCGCTACGGTGCAAATCATCGGATCGCTGACGAAGGATTTCTATTGAGCATAACAGGAGGGACGGGCGATGTATAACGTGATGATCGTGGAGGACAGCAAGCCGATATTGCGGAACATAAAAACGCTGCTGGAATCTATGGATTTGCCGATCCGCATCGCGGCGACGGCGACCAACGGGGAAGAGGCGCTGAAGACGCTGCGGCGGGAACCGATCCATCTGCTGCTGACCGATATCCGGATGCCGAAAATGGACGGGCTCGCGCTGATCGAGCAGGCCAAGCTGATCAGTCCGCAGCTGAAATACGTGCTGATCAGCGGGTACAGCGATTTTGAATATACCCGCAAGGCGTTGAACCTTCAGGTATTTGACTATTTGCTGAAGCCGGTGGAGCGCGTGCAGCTGGCGGAAGTGATGGACCGGGCGATCGGGGAGTTGAACAAGCGGGCGCCCGGCGATGCGGCGATGTTAAAAGATATCGTGGCTCCCGGTTATGCTGCGGACTTGCGCTTGGATGACGAGTTTCATCATTATGCGAAGATGCTGCTGATCGTGCGCCGCCAGCCGTTTACGGCAGGGGAAGAACGTTGGACGCGGGAAGAGGTCCAGCTTTGCTTAACGGAGATTTTCGCCCCGCACCGCTGCTGGGTTTTCCCTGCGCAAACGCCGAAGCAGTTTCTTGTTCTGGTGAACAGGCCGGTGCTGGACATGTACTCCTCGGTTTATGAATGTCTGGAATCGGCCCGGCGCCATCTGCACGATTGTGGCATTGACGCGATGCTCGGAGGGCAGGTGCTGTCCCCCGAGCCGGAGAAGCTGCCCGAGCTGTACCATCGGGTGTCGTCCATCCTGAATGAGCGGCAGCGGATCATGAAAGGGGGAGTGCTGGATACGGGACTTCCCGTTCCTGATGCGAAGCAGGGGGAAGTCGGGATGGAGCCGCATGTGGCGTTCGGTTTCGCGGATATGATCCGCGGGCGCCGCAAGGAGCAGTTTGCGCTTAAACTGATGGAACAACTGGCCAAATGGGGAGAGGAGAACGTCCGGCTTGCGGATCTGGAGCGATTTGTCGGGCTGCTGGTCGATACGTTCGCTCATTTGTATGAGGAGCGGGGCACGGCCCTCCGGCTCGGCCTGGAGGTGAAAGCGAAGCAGCTGTTCGAGGCGGAGAGCTACGGCGATTTTGGCCGTGAGCTGCTGGAGTGGACCAGGCAGTGCTTCGATATGCTGCAAGCGCATAGCCGAAAAAGCGGCGAGGAACTGTTTGCGCAGATGGACGAATACGTGAAAATGAATATGTATTCCCAGCTGTCGGTGGTCGATATCGCGGCGAAATTTCATGTAAGCCCTTCCTATGTCAGCCGAGTGATCAAAAAATTTACCGGTGCCACATTCGTGCAGTACTATACTGGCCTGAAAATCAAAGAGGCCTGCAGGCTGATGGCCTGCAAGCCGGAAATGAAATTCAAGGAGCTGTCGGATCTGCTGTCGTTTACCGATCAACACTATTTCTCCAAAGTGTTTAAGGAGTACACGGGATACAGCCCGACGGATTATAAAGAGCAAATTTCCGCCAGCAGCTCATAGGAGCGCAAACGAGCCTGATGATCGTAGACTTGCGCGGCTACGATGATTTCGTCGGCATTCGTTTGCTCGAGGATCAGCTGCAGCTGATCGCGCACCGTGGACGGCGAGCCGATCGCGGAGCAGCTGAGCTGCCGCTCGATCAGCGCTTGCTCCTGCAGCGACCAGTCGAGGTGGTCGACCGGCGGGTTCAGCTTTCCGGTGCGGCGGCGGATCAGGTTGAGGAACTGCTGCTGCTGCGATGTCGCCAGCCGCCGCGCTTCTTCGTCGGTATCGGCCACGATCACGTTGACGCCGATCATCGCGTATGGCTCCGCCAGCACTTCCGAGGCGCGGAAGTGGCCGCGGTACAAATCGAGCGCCGGGAGCATATAATCCGGCGCGAAATGGCTGGCGAAGGCAAACGGCAGACCGAGCTGGGCCGCCAGCTGCGCGCTGAAGCCGCTGGAGCCGAGCAGCCAGATCGGGATGTCCAGGCCTTCGCCGGGGATGGCCCGCACCGCCAGCGAGGAGCCGGGTGCGGGCCGGAAGTAATTCCGGAGCTCGGCGAGCCGCTCCGGGAAGTCCTGGCCGTCGCTGCCCGGACCGCGGCGCAGCGCCTGCGAGGTCGCCGGGTCGGAGCCTGGCGCCCGCCCCAGGCCGAGATCGATCCGCCCGGGATACAGCGACTCCAGCGTGCCGAACTGCTCCGCTACGACGAGCGGCGAATGGTTCGGCAGCATGACGCCGCCGGAGCCGACGCGGATCTTGGCCGTGCCGCCGGCGATATGGCCGATCGCGACCGCCGTCGCCGAGCTGGCGATGCCGGGCATGCTGTGGTGCTCGGCCAGCCAGTAGCGGTGATATCCCCAGTCTTCCGCGTGCCGGGCCAGATCAAGCGAGTTTCGCAGCGACTCGGCGGCCGTGCTGCCGACGGTGATCGGAGCGAGGTCCAGGATGGATACGGGAATATCGGATAAACGACCTTTCCGGTCATGAGATGAATTTGGCATGAAGCAGGTCTCCCTTCATTTTCGGATAACAAGCTTCGCATAAATGCTTTTGAGCGGAGCCTAATTTTTATTATAACGAATTTGAAGGAAAAGGGTACAAAAGCCCATACGGGAAGCGCATGAACGGTATCAGACTAGATTGGAAACGCAGTATTGGCGAACCTATAACAAAACGGCCGTAAGTTGGCAGGCTACTAGTTTGCTAGGTACTCTTCTCCTGAGCTGGCGTCGCATTGACGCTTACGCAAAATCCCCGGTACATTTGCGGGCGGGTATTACATTCTGCCGGAATTCTAACGGTTGCAGCAGGCACTATTTTACGAAAAAAGCCACCTTCTAAATTTTAACGGTTGTGAGCGCCGTTATTTGCTTTAATCTGAGCCCCAATAGCCGGTTTTCTGCCCAATAAGCGCATGGCAACCGTTAGAATTTGAAAACCGCCTTATTGGGGCAAATAGCGGCTGTGACAACCGTTGCTATGAACGTTTTTGTCAAGCCCTCCGTGTGAGAGGTGCCTGAGCACGTGGCGCGAGAGCAAAAATGCGAGCGACGGTCGGCACGCTGCTATCCGTGGGTTGGTACCACATGTTATGCCTTCGTCAAGGAGAGCTCTTGCAAGCTAGAAGCGCACGTTCAGTTACTCACCTAGTGCAAACGGTTGACGCAAATTCTCTCCCGGAACCTTCGTTTGCTCCCGGGCCTCGTGCTCAGGCGTGAGCTTGTCAAGCGCTTTTCTTGACAAGCGGTTAGGTTCAAATCAACACTTTTCCTATTCCTCATTGGAAATGAGGAACGCCTCACGGCGAGTGTGGGGGGTGCAGGGGGCAACGCTCCCTGCGTCTCCCCAAAGGGGACGGAAGGGGCGTTAGTTAGCCACCGGTTGTTCCACCGTTCGAGCAACAGCCCATATGAACCCGGTTAGCTCCCTGGCCACCGCGCCTACGGCCACATTTTTGTGTTTGTTCTTTCCAAAAATGAGATGACGGTATTTGTAATGCAATCTTTCTTGCGCTTTCCACGACAACAGTTGTATATCGGCCGGCATGCCATCCAAACGCTTGGCGAGATCTCCTTTCACCGCAGGCCGATGACGGTAGCTCCAGGCGGATTCCACCAAGGATCGGCGCAAGCGCCCGTTACCGGCTTTGGTCATACTTCCGCGCCGAGTACTCAGGCCGGTTGAACTCTCACGAGGAACCAACCCTAAATACGCCATGAGTTGGGCCGGGGAGCGGAAGCGAGTAAATGAACCGATCTCAGCAGCTAGAGTGACGGCCGTCAGTAGTCCAATCCCACGCAGGGACTGAAGCACCCGAATCAGAGTTGCCTTGGAGCCGACCGTGGCTTGCTGAACCAAGGCTTTTTCCAAACGCCCCATCCGCTGCTCGATCTCATTTAAGGTATGGAGCATCTCGTCGAAGGCTACTTGCATGGGCTCATAAGGGAATGTCAGTTGCTCCAGCCAGGAACGGTACTTCCGGGTCCAACGACGCTTTATCGTAGCCGGCGGTTCGATGTGATGGCGGAGCAGGAACTTCAATATCCGCTGGCGTGCCCGATGCGTGTCCTCTTTGGCGGCCTCCCGGGCGCGAACCAACTCCCGCAAAGCCTCGTCTTCCCGCTCCGGGACGTAGACAGGAGTCAATTCTCCTGCACGAAACAGACGGGCAAGCTGCTCGGCGTCCCGTCGATCCGTCTTCACGTGATCACCAGGGCGTTTGGGAATAAGCGACGGAGCAATGACAACGCAATGGGCTCCCATGGAGGTGATCCAGCGATAGGTTTCGTAACCTGTCGGACCTGCCTCATAACAAAACGATAGCGTTTCGGCCGGTCCCAGTTCTTTGATCAGCTTGCGCAGCGCCGCCGGGGTGTGAGGAATGCTCCCGTAATAGCGAGGAGTTTCACCGCTTGCATCTGCAATAGCAACCGAAATTTTTTCTTTGGATACATCTAAACCGACGAATTTTGTGGTAGACTGCATAGTATCAGCTCTCCTTTGCTATGTAGCTCTGAAATGGTTTGGTTTTCACTATCCATTTTAACCTACGAGATGTAGCAATATGGAGGGCTGTCTTTTGTTTACGTTCATCATAGCTAGAATGGGGAATGCTGTCACAGTAATGCTCTCCCTTCAACCCCCTTCATCAAATAGCGAAATAGCGGAAAATAATGCCTCTATCTTCTCTATCACGTGAGCAAACTGAAAAGTAGAGGAAAAAAATGTCGCTATATTCGGGCAGTGTGGCTGAATCAGTGGCTAATCAGGACCTTTTTGGAAAATAACGACATAAAATACCTCTATTTCATAACGGGAACTAGAGATTCTCAACATAACGTCCTAAATTACCGCTATTTTTCGCAAGCCCCGGAAGGGAGTCCGGGGAAGGAACCGGCAAGGGCCGCATAAAGAGGCAAGTTGCCGCAATGATCATGATGGCGGAGCGATGACAGCCCCGTCCAGCCCCCGACCAGCACACATCCAGCTTACATCCAGCTTACATCCAGCACACATCCAGCTTATATCCAGCCTCGTCCAGCACACATCCAGCCCACGCCGAGCCCCCGTCCAGTTCACATCTACTCACATCCAGCCCCCAACCCAACAAACCCCCGGAGCATCCGCTCCGGGGGTTCTTATAAACCACTTTCAGCCCTTCACCGCGCCGGCGACCACGCCTTTGACGATGTATTTTTGCAGGAAGATGAACACGATGATCGAAGGCAGCACGGCCATCACCATGGCGGTCATCGCGTACTGCCAGTCGGAGGTGTATTGTCCGACGAAGGTGTACGCGGCCAGGGTCAGCGTTTTGGTCGTCGGCGAGCCATTGACCATGAGCAGCGGGAGCAGGAAGTCGTTCCAGATCCACATCACGTCGATGATGATGATCGTAGTCGTAACCGACTTCAGCAGCGGGAAGATCACGCTGAAGAACAGCCGGAAGCCGGAGGCGCCGTCGATCGTGGCGCTTTCGTCGATTTCCTTCGGAATCCCTTTCACGAAGCCGTGGTAGATGAACAGGGCGAGCGGAGCGCCGAAACCCCAGTACAAAATGCCCAGCCCCCAGGTGCTGTCGGAAAGGTGAAAGTTTTTGGCCATTTGCAGCACCGTCAGCATGATCGACTGGAACGGTATCAGCATCGGCATGATGCAGAGCATATAGATGATCGAACTGGCTTTCGATTTCGTGCGGGCCAGCTTGTAAGCGGCGATGGAGGAGATCAGGATGATCCCGGCCAGGCCGAGAATCGTAATGACCGCATTGTTCAGAAACAGCCGCGGGTAGTTGATGAATTCCCACACGTAGCTGTAGTTCTCAAAAGCAAGCCGTTTCGGCAAAGCGATTACGTCGGTCATGACCTCCTGGAAGCTTTTCAGCGAATTGATGATGGTCAGGAACAACGGATACAGGAACAAAATGGACAGGAGGACCATAACGATTTCCAGGACAAAACGCCCCGCTCTGTTTTTAGTCATTATGCCTCAACCTCCCTGCGTTTGAAGAGCGTTAATTGAATAATGGTGATGATCAGCACCGCCACGAACAAAATCAGCGCCTTGGCCGTGCCGTAACCGTACAGATTGTTCTGGAACGTATCGCGGTAGATGTCGTAAGCGACGCTGTATGTGGTGCCGCCGGGTCCGCCGCCGGTCAGCGACAGGATCACGTCAAATACCTTGATCGAGTTGGTCAGCGCCATAAACACGGAAATGGTGATCGACGGCGCGAGCAGCGGCAGCGTGACGTTGAAGAACCGGCGGACCGGTCCGGCCCCGTCGACGGTGGCCGCCTCCTTCAAATCGTCTGGAACCGATTGCAAACCGGCGATGTAGATAACCATGTAGAAGCCGATCGATTGCCAGATCGAGACGAACAGCACGGAGATAAAGGCTAGTCCGGGTTCACCCAGCCAGCTTAGCGCGAATACCCCCCAACCGGTGCTTTGCCCCAGCGATTCGAAACCTTGCATGAAAATGAACTTCCAGATAAACCCTACGATTACCAAGCTAAGAATGTAAGGAATAAAGAAGGCCGCTCTCAGCCAGTTGGTCGATTTCAGCTTCATGTCCAGCACGAGCGCCAGCAAAATCGCCAGCACATTGATCAAAACGATGTAAAGAATCATGTATTTGACCGTAAACCAGGCGGCGTGCGTAAAGTTGGCGTCGCCCATGAAGATCTGTTTGAAGTTATCGAGTCCGATAAATTTAGGGTGCTTCGAAATCCCGTTCCATTTGGTCAGGGAGTAGCGAATGGTCATAATAAACGGATAGTAGAACACAGCGATGACCGAAATAAGGATCGGCAGCGTAAATATTCCGAACTCCAGCTTCTCGGCGCGTTTTCTCCCAAGTTTCAACATAATGCACCTCTTTTTCGCAACGATAGTTTATATAAGGTGATTCGGCTATAATGATTATAAATCAACCGTTTTCACGCCAAAATGGATTTAAGAAAACAGTTAAGGGTAAAAACGTGAACTGGCGTTAAGCGCGGGTCATGACTTATATTTTGAACTAGGGAATAGAACGGGACAGGCAACTTACACAGTCATAGAAATGAGGGCAATATGTTCAGCC
This window contains:
- a CDS encoding IS110 family transposase, whose product is MQSTTKFVGLDVSKEKISVAIADASGETPRYYGSIPHTPAALRKLIKELGPAETLSFCYEAGPTGYETYRWITSMGAHCVVIAPSLIPKRPGDHVKTDRRDAEQLARLFRAGELTPVYVPEREDEALRELVRAREAAKEDTHRARQRILKFLLRHHIEPPATIKRRWTRKYRSWLEQLTFPYEPMQVAFDEMLHTLNEIEQRMGRLEKALVQQATVGSKATLIRVLQSLRGIGLLTAVTLAAEIGSFTRFRSPAQLMAYLGLVPRESSTGLSTRRGSMTKAGNGRLRRSLVESAWSYRHRPAVKGDLAKRLDGMPADIQLLSWKAQERLHYKYRHLIFGKNKHKNVAVGAVARELTGFIWAVARTVEQPVAN
- a CDS encoding LLM class flavin-dependent oxidoreductase yields the protein MPNSSHDRKGRLSDIPVSILDLAPITVGSTAAESLRNSLDLARHAEDWGYHRYWLAEHHSMPGIASSATAVAIGHIAGGTAKIRVGSGGVMLPNHSPLVVAEQFGTLESLYPGRIDLGLGRAPGSDPATSQALRRGPGSDGQDFPERLAELRNYFRPAPGSSLAVRAIPGEGLDIPIWLLGSSGFSAQLAAQLGLPFAFASHFAPDYMLPALDLYRGHFRASEVLAEPYAMIGVNVIVADTDEEARRLATSQQQQFLNLIRRRTGKLNPPVDHLDWSLQEQALIERQLSCSAIGSPSTVRDQLQLILEQTNADEIIVAAQVYDHQARLRSYELLAEICSL
- a CDS encoding carbohydrate ABC transporter permease; protein product: MKTMKNLYSYYLILPAILIYSVFFVVPAVIGFYYSFTDWRLDRLDIHFIGWENFSKIFSDKTLTLALKNTVIFAVVTVVGKNVIGILLAVALNMRLKTKNLLRALFYSPSILSILVISILFTPMLRTEGTINQMFEAIGLHSLSQAWLTNPQLVIWTIAAVSIWQSAGFQMAIYLAGLQSISQEYYEAARIDGASSWKSFFKITLPLLLPAININLMLTLIGGLKVFSEVYVMTGGGPGNASQVVGTIIMRAFGEGNWGLGTAVNTLLFVAVTIIAIPLLIFMRRKEVAE
- a CDS encoding carbohydrate ABC transporter permease, with translation MGYTRRLAIRNYIVEGILILASLLIILPLLILIFGSFKTSAEVLSFSLKLPEKWQFANYVRVFEEGGLSRAFLNSVWITGISSIINIVASSAASFILARRETKVAGTIYMYFFMGLIAPMSVITTIRVVQWMGFYGSITSVILIYAALNTAFSVFLYSGFIKTIPKALDEVAFLEGSSVFGVFFRIVTPLILPVNATVAIMVFMSVWNDITIPVYFLTDSSTWTMPLSIYNFYGKYSRDWNLIFANLVLTSLPVFILYLFGQKYIVSGLTAGAVKG
- a CDS encoding sensor histidine kinase; this translates as MIVKTVPRKYQFSLQTKVFLTFVALLLFVLGCFTVYVNLIVVKPLKEKTVGETRMTAAKVSEQVDAYIDGQNQLSQRILSSKDIFALLDKDPANGVEMLNRTRKLRDTMFQAIGPSMAIKDMIIYDKQGNLLVSYIGSQRSPLTLETYLGKSGRGGWWSGSGFMLTREGDTVSFIRAINNQNGKVFGYLSIQMDQAYIEKMTEGIAGGDVYILDGQGVEITRTGPDTDHAVLTGGLTGNGVYADKFNNYVAYSQSPKTGWTTYIVTPKKAVLGPVNSVQYISMLLITSLIVVSFVYIFLSTRNLLLPIRKLRSQIWRINYSNMKVKVDSRPQNNELILLNEAFQDLMERLQESIEREKLALHEEVKARNSALQAQIAPHFIHNVLYLISIAAQEGKTEVVSDMCKHLSDSLRYIVSSPYAHVTLADELEHTRHYLSLVQQKYEDDLEWEIEADELSREIQLPRLVIQPFVENCVEHAFTNTDPPWRIKITVKQFNGLWAVEIKDNGDGFPPDKIREILDNIEQSAAGVSEIQNHRSAIGNMGIVNSVGRLKLMYQNRLFFNIFNHSDGETGATVQIIGSLTKDFY
- a CDS encoding response regulator — encoded protein: MYNVMIVEDSKPILRNIKTLLESMDLPIRIAATATNGEEALKTLRREPIHLLLTDIRMPKMDGLALIEQAKLISPQLKYVLISGYSDFEYTRKALNLQVFDYLLKPVERVQLAEVMDRAIGELNKRAPGDAAMLKDIVAPGYAADLRLDDEFHHYAKMLLIVRRQPFTAGEERWTREEVQLCLTEIFAPHRCWVFPAQTPKQFLVLVNRPVLDMYSSVYECLESARRHLHDCGIDAMLGGQVLSPEPEKLPELYHRVSSILNERQRIMKGGVLDTGLPVPDAKQGEVGMEPHVAFGFADMIRGRRKEQFALKLMEQLAKWGEENVRLADLERFVGLLVDTFAHLYEERGTALRLGLEVKAKQLFEAESYGDFGRELLEWTRQCFDMLQAHSRKSGEELFAQMDEYVKMNMYSQLSVVDIAAKFHVSPSYVSRVIKKFTGATFVQYYTGLKIKEACRLMACKPEMKFKELSDLLSFTDQHYFSKVFKEYTGYSPTDYKEQISASSS
- a CDS encoding carbohydrate ABC transporter permease — translated: MLKLGRKRAEKLEFGIFTLPILISVIAVFYYPFIMTIRYSLTKWNGISKHPKFIGLDNFKQIFMGDANFTHAAWFTVKYMILYIVLINVLAILLALVLDMKLKSTNWLRAAFFIPYILSLVIVGFIWKFIFMQGFESLGQSTGWGVFALSWLGEPGLAFISVLFVSIWQSIGFYMVIYIAGLQSVPDDLKEAATVDGAGPVRRFFNVTLPLLAPSITISVFMALTNSIKVFDVILSLTGGGPGGTTYSVAYDIYRDTFQNNLYGYGTAKALILFVAVLIITIIQLTLFKRREVEA
- a CDS encoding carbohydrate ABC transporter permease, with the protein product MTKNRAGRFVLEIVMVLLSILFLYPLFLTIINSLKSFQEVMTDVIALPKRLAFENYSYVWEFINYPRLFLNNAVITILGLAGIILISSIAAYKLARTKSKASSIIYMLCIMPMLIPFQSIMLTVLQMAKNFHLSDSTWGLGILYWGFGAPLALFIYHGFVKGIPKEIDESATIDGASGFRLFFSVIFPLLKSVTTTIIIIDVMWIWNDFLLPLLMVNGSPTTKTLTLAAYTFVGQYTSDWQYAMTAMVMAVLPSIIVFIFLQKYIVKGVVAGAVKG
- a CDS encoding ABC transporter substrate-binding protein; amino-acid sequence: MNSNRKKKITALALASLLSISLAACGSGGSGSGSGSAAGGENGGNGAGGKKVTIELAISKSSQDSAFIQQDLLDEFEQKTNIHVNLQLIPAEQTTTVLQTKLAVEETPDIIQYNLASATTDLNLERNFEILDNEPWAGRIVNKDVLSANGHLYSFHVSQDTGMQGVVYNKQIFEDLGLSIPKNFDEFLAVCEKIKASGITPVFMPYKDNWAANIWPAAAFADFAAKNDPTFFDDLNSNKRKWSDIPEFQTFLQQQYEVYKKGYTNADVLSDSYDMAVGKFLNKEVAMIFMGDWLIEGVAQQDPSMRLGVFPIPSSQDASLGASPLGGQLFIPKKAPHMAEAKKFLDFMASKEVAQKIVDSKGYVSNLSDVTTPELPEYKQEIVDNYITPKKTVLTSDAYMLVDRSELYRLLQDQFAGGLTPEEVLKAWDEKFSQLMKDKEVPGF